In Roseisolibacter agri, a genomic segment contains:
- a CDS encoding pilus assembly protein TadG-related protein: protein MRIPRRRPDRRGATLVLIAILTVPLVTLAAFALDAGWWQVGANQLQTTADAAALAGARALQLYPTSDTQAKAEAYAAQTAASNRAFSQAVSVTGADVEPMYWTASSATLSASTWAAANAVRVTARATPGLILGGLLRSSAPTVARQGVAWIANVNSGTCVKPWSLPYEELYDRVTSLTGIASTATSPGGGRRPDLSQAQVAALAVGGYSEGARTLVFYGPNTPAAIPAGASGLTAYDGRWEGYNFSGNAGNQSYQANIFGCDLTSVSVTQNNGTTLPGNGTDYECWTMRALTGSSAQTCQSGWIDEAPAYAVSCHYKAPTTTGNGANAVTTHDAGCYASATATALGTAQKVAWGDYVGVGSNAVDHRVIGMVRVLCVFRGLGASASGGSNGNGGSNGGGSNGGGNNGGGNNGGGNNGGGNNGGGNGGGSTGGATAESCAPAGGTTLTNLPIGTLVVAIEGLATMTIDAATELGNVTSTNQRLILVR, encoded by the coding sequence ATGCGCATCCCCCGGCGACGGCCCGACCGTCGCGGCGCGACCCTCGTCCTGATCGCGATCCTGACGGTCCCGCTGGTCACCCTGGCCGCCTTCGCGCTCGACGCGGGGTGGTGGCAGGTCGGGGCGAACCAGCTCCAGACCACGGCCGACGCGGCCGCTCTGGCCGGCGCGCGGGCGCTCCAGCTCTACCCGACCAGCGACACGCAGGCGAAGGCGGAGGCGTACGCCGCGCAGACGGCCGCCAGCAACCGCGCCTTCTCGCAGGCGGTGTCCGTCACGGGCGCCGACGTCGAGCCGATGTACTGGACGGCGTCCTCGGCCACGCTGAGCGCCAGCACGTGGGCGGCCGCCAACGCGGTGCGCGTGACGGCGCGCGCGACGCCCGGGCTGATCCTGGGCGGGCTCCTCCGGTCCTCCGCCCCGACCGTCGCGCGACAGGGCGTCGCCTGGATCGCGAACGTCAACAGCGGCACGTGCGTGAAGCCCTGGTCGCTCCCGTACGAGGAACTGTACGACCGCGTCACGTCGCTCACGGGGATCGCGAGCACCGCGACGTCGCCGGGCGGGGGGCGCCGGCCCGACCTGTCGCAGGCGCAGGTGGCGGCGCTGGCCGTCGGCGGCTACTCCGAAGGCGCGCGGACGCTCGTCTTCTACGGCCCGAACACCCCCGCCGCGATCCCCGCCGGTGCCAGCGGCCTGACGGCCTACGACGGCCGGTGGGAGGGGTACAACTTCTCCGGCAACGCCGGCAACCAGTCGTACCAGGCCAACATCTTCGGCTGCGACCTGACGAGCGTCTCGGTCACGCAGAACAACGGCACGACGCTCCCCGGCAACGGCACCGACTACGAGTGCTGGACGATGCGCGCCCTCACCGGGAGCAGCGCGCAGACCTGCCAGAGCGGGTGGATCGACGAGGCGCCCGCGTACGCGGTCTCCTGTCACTACAAGGCGCCGACGACCACCGGCAACGGCGCCAACGCCGTCACCACCCACGACGCCGGCTGCTACGCCAGCGCCACCGCGACCGCCCTCGGCACCGCGCAGAAGGTCGCCTGGGGCGACTACGTCGGGGTCGGCTCGAACGCGGTCGACCACCGCGTCATCGGCATGGTGCGCGTCCTCTGCGTGTTCCGGGGGCTCGGCGCCAGCGCGTCGGGCGGGAGCAACGGCAACGGCGGCAGCAATGGCGGAGGGAGCAACGGCGGCGGCAACAACGGGGGCGGCAACAACGGGGGTGGCAACAACGGGGGCGGCAACAACGGCGGCGGGAACGGCGGGGGCAGCACCGGCGGCGCGACGGCCGAGTCGTGCGCGCCGGCGGGCGGGACGACGCTGACCAACCTGCCCATCGGCACCCTCGTGGTGGCGATCGAGGGGCTGGCGACGATGACCATCGACGCGGCGACCGAGCTGGGGAACGTCACCAGCACCAACCAGCGGCTGATCCTGGTGCGCTGA
- a CDS encoding pilus assembly protein TadG-related protein, which yields MRTTRRPTNRRGATVILVALLTVPIITIAALAIDAGWWQVGANQLQTTADASALAAARALMLYRGQADVQTTAEAYAINTAAANKAFAQAVSVAAADVEPMWWNPTTQTLTASNWTDANSVRVTARATPGLVLAGTNRAVAPTIGRQGTAWIANINNGTCVKPWALPYKVLYDKVQAITSFPAVASTANPRPDLDPRALPTMTAGIEAGTITESMRIVIFRPPTYDGAGGNPDSTAALGNLGYNNGMFTGYNFLSPSGNNNASTTTFQQNTFGCTYQTVSVNTANGATLPGSNDIPCAMVNALMGSTENQCEPANTSNWTNPESTDWPSGNNRPRITEPVTCHYRASVLDATTGIRSWDSGCYASTTATQVGTMQTVAWGDNVYNGSNATDFREIGRLKVVCVFRGISTVFGAPANNVEGCQIPGGTIVATYPKGTVVGVIQGLSSPVISPNTELGNVTSDQQRLILVR from the coding sequence ATGCGCACAACACGCCGACCGACCAACCGTCGCGGCGCGACGGTGATCCTCGTCGCGCTGCTCACGGTGCCGATCATCACCATCGCCGCCCTCGCGATCGACGCGGGCTGGTGGCAGGTGGGCGCCAACCAGCTCCAGACGACCGCCGACGCCTCGGCCCTCGCGGCCGCGCGCGCGCTGATGCTCTACCGCGGCCAGGCCGACGTGCAGACGACGGCCGAGGCCTACGCCATCAACACGGCGGCCGCGAACAAGGCGTTCGCGCAGGCGGTCTCCGTCGCCGCGGCGGACGTCGAGCCGATGTGGTGGAACCCCACGACCCAGACGCTGACCGCCAGCAACTGGACGGACGCGAACTCGGTACGCGTGACCGCCCGTGCGACGCCGGGGCTCGTGCTCGCGGGGACGAACCGCGCGGTCGCGCCGACCATCGGGCGCCAGGGCACGGCGTGGATCGCGAACATCAACAACGGCACGTGCGTCAAGCCGTGGGCGCTGCCGTACAAGGTGCTGTACGACAAGGTCCAGGCGATCACGAGCTTCCCGGCGGTCGCCTCGACGGCCAACCCGCGCCCGGACCTCGATCCCCGCGCGCTGCCCACGATGACGGCCGGCATCGAGGCGGGGACGATCACCGAGTCGATGCGCATCGTGATCTTCCGCCCGCCGACCTACGACGGCGCCGGCGGCAACCCCGACTCGACGGCGGCGCTCGGGAACCTCGGGTACAACAACGGGATGTTCACGGGCTACAACTTCCTCAGCCCGAGCGGCAACAACAACGCGTCCACGACGACGTTCCAGCAGAACACCTTCGGCTGCACGTACCAGACGGTGTCGGTGAACACGGCCAACGGCGCGACGCTGCCGGGGTCCAACGACATCCCGTGCGCCATGGTGAACGCGCTGATGGGCAGCACCGAGAACCAGTGCGAGCCCGCGAACACCAGCAACTGGACCAATCCCGAGAGCACCGACTGGCCGTCCGGCAACAACCGGCCGCGCATCACGGAGCCGGTCACCTGCCACTACCGGGCGTCGGTGCTCGACGCCACCACGGGCATCCGCAGCTGGGACTCCGGCTGCTACGCGAGCACCACCGCGACGCAGGTCGGCACCATGCAGACCGTGGCGTGGGGCGACAACGTCTACAACGGCTCCAACGCCACCGACTTCCGCGAGATCGGGCGGCTCAAGGTGGTGTGCGTGTTCCGCGGCATCTCCACGGTCTTCGGGGCGCCGGCGAACAACGTCGAGGGGTGCCAGATCCCCGGCGGGACGATCGTCGCCACCTATCCGAAGGGGACGGTCGTCGGCGTGATCCAGGGGCTGTCCTCGCCGGTCATCAGCCCGAACACGGAGCTCGGCAACGTCACCAGCGACCAGCAGCGGCTGATCCTGGTGCGGTGA
- a CDS encoding PEGA domain-containing protein, which translates to MSDDRPLGRPAEPAGPRDTALDPTFSDREVPLRTVARSDTPAGWFTTPPATALSLELMLAGELLPLPRVVHILREVARAIDQLAEHGRVYGALSPSTIAVGTDGRAYLVPPEDVEELRPGYLAPEQRHGDSPETRLDQYALAIIAYELLTGERREARIPDAPALDVVNEIRLGPEHPLRPGLGPTANEVIRRAMARDPGWRFGSATEFVEALATQLDVPPPVTTPDEEVLHRVAAARMARAARTGGGSTGPSPASRFLALLAYGGLAVGAVIGLTMLALNVTGRSLGSLWGGGSDRPSVASQVAGAATGTGTGSTTPASPPATTSATTPAAAQGFIDVRTGGGAATIILDGRQAGTAPATIAAGPGFHTVSLQASGRAYAPAVVTVLVSAGDTASASFRTP; encoded by the coding sequence ATGTCAGACGACCGGCCGCTTGGTCGCCCGGCGGAGCCCGCGGGCCCGCGCGACACGGCACTGGATCCGACGTTCAGCGACCGCGAGGTCCCCCTGCGGACCGTCGCGCGCAGCGACACGCCCGCCGGGTGGTTCACGACCCCGCCCGCCACCGCCCTGTCGCTGGAGCTGATGCTCGCCGGCGAGCTGCTGCCGCTCCCGCGCGTCGTCCACATCCTGCGCGAGGTCGCCCGGGCGATCGACCAGCTGGCGGAGCACGGACGCGTCTACGGCGCGCTGTCGCCGTCGACCATCGCCGTCGGCACCGACGGGCGCGCCTACCTGGTGCCGCCCGAGGACGTCGAGGAGCTGCGCCCCGGCTACCTGGCGCCCGAGCAGCGCCACGGCGACAGCCCCGAGACGCGCCTGGACCAGTACGCGCTCGCGATCATCGCCTACGAGCTGCTGACGGGGGAGCGCCGCGAGGCGCGCATCCCCGATGCGCCGGCGCTGGACGTCGTGAACGAGATCCGCCTCGGGCCCGAGCACCCGCTCCGTCCCGGCCTCGGCCCCACCGCGAACGAGGTGATCCGCCGGGCGATGGCGCGCGATCCCGGCTGGCGCTTCGGCAGCGCCACCGAGTTCGTCGAGGCGCTCGCCACGCAGCTCGACGTGCCGCCTCCCGTCACCACCCCGGACGAGGAGGTGCTCCATCGTGTCGCGGCGGCGCGGATGGCGCGCGCGGCGCGCACCGGTGGCGGATCGACCGGCCCCTCGCCGGCCAGCCGCTTCCTCGCCCTCCTGGCGTACGGCGGCCTGGCCGTCGGCGCGGTCATCGGCCTCACGATGCTGGCGCTCAACGTCACCGGCCGGTCGTTGGGCAGCCTGTGGGGCGGCGGCAGCGACCGCCCCTCCGTGGCCTCACAGGTGGCCGGGGCGGCGACCGGAACGGGGACCGGGAGCACGACGCCGGCGTCGCCGCCGGCGACGACGTCGGCGACGACGCCGGCCGCCGCGCAGGGCTTCATCGACGTGCGGACGGGCGGCGGCGCGGCGACGATCATCCTCGACGGCCGCCAGGCCGGCACGGCGCCGGCCACGATCGCCGCCGGCCCGGGCTTCCACACGGTCTCGCTCCAGGCGTCCGGCCGCGCCTACGCACCGGCGGTCGTCACCGTGCTCGTGTCCGCGGGCGACACCGCGAGCGCGTCCTTCCGGACGCCGTAG